In Streptomyces sclerotialus, the DNA window CAGGCGGGCCGGGAGCAGTACGGACTCGGCGGGCCTGCCCTCGATCCGTTCCAGCAGGGTGTGCACGGCGGCCCGGCCCAGTTCGCGGGTGGGCTGCGCGATGGCGGTCAGCGGCGGGTCGGTGTGCGCGAACCACGGCACGTCGTCGTAGACCACCAGCGCCACGTCGTCCGGCACCCGCAGCCCGCGCGCCCGGATCTCGTCCATCGCGCCGAGCGCCATCAGGTTGTCGGTGGCGAGCACCGCGTCCGGCGGCTCGGGCAGGTCCAGGAAGCCGCGCATGACCCGGCGGCCGCCGGTGTGCTGCAGGTCGGGCGTGGAGCCGACCCGCTCGTCGGGCAGCTCGATGCCGTACGGGCGCAGCGCCTCACGGAAGGACCGCAGCCGGTCGGCACCGGTCCGGGTACCGGCCGGCGCGACGATGATCGCGGGGCGGCGGCGGCCCAGCGCGGCGAGGTGCGCGGCGAGGTCGACGAGCGCGCCCCGGCCGTCGGCCCGTACGCACGGCACGTCCAGCCCGTCCACGGCCCGGTCCAGCAGCACCAGCGGCGTACCGGCCGCGGCGACCTCGCGCAGCACGGGCGAGCCGGTACCGGCCGAGCTGACCAGCAGGCCGTCGATCCGCCGGTCGACGAGCGTACGGATGTGGTCGTCCTGCTGCTGCGGGCTCTCGCCGGCGTTGCCGATGACCAGGCTGTAGCCGAGGCTGCGGGCCTCGACCTCCACGGCGTCGGCCAGCTCGGTGAAGAACGGGTTGGTGAGGTCGCTGATGATCAGCCCGAGCGCGCCGGTACGGGCGGTGCGCAGGGCGCGGGCGACGTTGTTCGGCCGGTAGCCGAGCTCGGCGACCGCGGCGAGCACGCGGTCGCGGGTGGCCGCGACCGGCGAGTGGCCGTTGAGCACGCGCGAGACGGTGGCGACGGACACCCCGGCTCGTTCGGCCACGTCCTTGATGTTCGCCATGGCGCCTTTGCCGTCCCGTTCTGCTGTTGGTCCCCGGGCGGCCCGCCGACATGGTGCGGCCGCTCCGGTGAGATTTCGGTGTAATCGATTACGCGCGTCTGTGCGGCGCCTACGTAATCGATTTCATCCCCCTGCCGTCAAGACACCGCACGAGTAGCCTGCGTCACACCGGACACATGGCGCCCGCTCGGACACATGGTGCCCGTCCCCCTACCCGACGGAAAGACCGCCTCGGACGGCGCCCGGCACGGGACCGGGGAGGCGAGGCGGCGGGATTCCGGGGATTCCGGGGATTCCGGGGTCCCGGCCCCCGGAAAGGCGGAGGGCCGCACCCCCAACGGGATGCGGCCCTCCAGGCCGGGCAGGCGGCACCCCGCGATCGGATGCGGCCCTCCGGGGCAAGCGCTGTGTCAGGCGACGGTCAGGGTGACCTCGATGTTGCCGCGGGTGGCATTGGAGTACGGGCACACCTGGTGCGCCTTCTCCACCAGCGCCTTGGCGGTGTCCGCGTCGACGTTCGGGATCGAGGCCGAGATCTCGACCTTGAGGCCGAAGCCGCCGGCCGGGGTCTTGCCGATGCCGACCTTGGCGGTCACCTGCGAGCCGGACACGTCCGCCTTCTCCTGACGCGCCACGACGCTCAGCGCGCCCTGGAAGCAGGCGCTGTATCCGGCGGCGAAGAGCTGCTCGGGGTTGGTGCCGGCGCCGCTGCCGCCCTGCTCCTTGGGCGGGTTGACGACGACGTCGAGCTTGCCGTCGTCGGAGGCGACGCGGCCGTCACGGCCGTTCTCCGCCGTGGCGACAGCGGTGTAGACGACGTCGACGGGCTGGATGGACATACGGATTCCTCTCGTACGTACGCCGCGACTCGCGCCCACGATCGCGACGGCTTGCCACGAGCCTAGCGGGCGCCCGCAAGAGCCTCACCAGCAAGGGGGCTTGACGAACACCCCGGCCGCCGGTACGACGCGGCCACGGTACGGCCCCGCCGCGCGACCTGGCCACGGTACGACCCTGCCGGCACACCCCGGCCGCGGTCCGGCTCGGACGGACGGCCTCGGGCGGGCAGGCGGGTGGACTCAGACGGGCAGGCGGACGGCCTCGGGCGGACAGGCTGGTGGTCTCAGGCGGGCAGACGGCCGGCCTCAGGCGAGCGGGCTTGCGGACTCAGGCGGACAGGCTGGTGGACTCAGGCGGGCAGGCTGACGACCATCTTTCCGGTGTTCTCGCCGCGGAGCATGCCGAGGAACGCCTCGACGCCGTTCTCGATGCCCTCCACGAACGTCTCGCGGTACTTCAGCTCGCCGGAGCGGATCCAGGCGCTGACCTCCTCGACGAACTGCGGCTGCAGGTCGTAGTGGTCGCCGACGAGCAGGCCCTCCATGCGGAAGCGCTTGGCGATGATCTGGGCGAGGTTGCGCGGGGCCGGGGTCGGCTCGGTCGCGTTGTACTGCGAGATCATGCCGCAGACGGCGATCCGGCCGTGGAGGTTCAGCGACGCGATGGCCGCCTCCAGGTGGTCACCGCCCACGTTGTCGAAGTAGACGTCGATGCCGTCGGGCGCGGCCTCCTTGAGCTGATCCTTCACCGGGCCGTTCTTGTAGTTGAACGCCGCGTCGAAGCCGTACTCCTCCAGCAGGACCTTGACCTTCTCGTCCGAACCGGCCGAGCCGATCACGCGGGACGCGCCCTTGAGCTTGGCGATCTGGCCGACCTGGCCGCCGACCGCGCCCGCCGCGCCGGAGACGAACACCGCGTCCCCCTCCTTGAACTGCGCGACCCGCAGCAGACCGGCGTACGCGGTCAGGCCCGGCATGCCCAGCACGCCGAGGTAGGTGCTCAGCGGCGCGGCCTCAGGGTCCACCTTCACCGCGGACTTGGCCTTGACCACGGCGTACTCACGCCAGCCCGCGAAGTGCAGCGCCT includes these proteins:
- a CDS encoding NADP-dependent oxidoreductase, translating into MSALPTTGREWHLVARPQGWPTPADFALREAQIPELAEGQILVRNRHFSVDPYMRGRMSTAKSYTEPFKLDEPMEGGAVGEVLASKAEGFAAGDQALHFAGWREYAVVKAKSAVKVDPEAAPLSTYLGVLGMPGLTAYAGLLRVAQFKEGDAVFVSGAAGAVGGQVGQIAKLKGASRVIGSAGSDEKVKVLLEEYGFDAAFNYKNGPVKDQLKEAAPDGIDVYFDNVGGDHLEAAIASLNLHGRIAVCGMISQYNATEPTPAPRNLAQIIAKRFRMEGLLVGDHYDLQPQFVEEVSAWIRSGELKYRETFVEGIENGVEAFLGMLRGENTGKMVVSLPA
- a CDS encoding organic hydroperoxide resistance protein, with protein sequence MSIQPVDVVYTAVATAENGRDGRVASDDGKLDVVVNPPKEQGGSGAGTNPEQLFAAGYSACFQGALSVVARQEKADVSGSQVTAKVGIGKTPAGGFGLKVEISASIPNVDADTAKALVEKAHQVCPYSNATRGNIEVTLTVA